In Silene latifolia isolate original U9 population chromosome 3, ASM4854445v1, whole genome shotgun sequence, a single window of DNA contains:
- the LOC141649215 gene encoding uncharacterized protein LOC141649215 has translation MSCQIHIDEKWFYLTTTTDTYYIVPGEEEPYRSCQSKRYITKVMFMCAVARPIYGENGDLLFDGKIGVWPFIEHVPAARKSKHRDAGTIVTKAVESITRQVTKDCIIQQIIPAIKAKWPANASKTIFIQQDNARPHISDLDPDFKAAATSDGFDIHLVFQPPNSPDLNINDLGFFRSLQTLQNDEVASTVDELVNNVMTAFIDHESMKLNFNYLTLQSVMVEIMKCRGQNDFKIPHMSKESLLRQGILPTNLTVDANLVIQCLEYLDTHEHGSDLHELREGVAQLFTVHENIPGEEELLQMSVTSEMDDVGDLFWFDV, from the coding sequence ATGTCATGTCAAATTCACATTGACGAGAAGTGGTTTTACCTGACAACAACGACGGATACTTACTACATTGTTCCAGGTGAAGAGGAACCATATCGTTCATGCCAATCGAAGAGGTACATAACCAAAGTCATGTTCATGTGTGCTGTGGCCAGGCCAATTTATGGAGAAAATGGTGACCTTCTTTTTGATGGGAAGATAGGAGTATGGCCTTTTATTGAACATGTACCAGCAGCAAGGAAATCAAAACATAGGGATGCAGGGACAATAGTGACAAAGGCAGTTGAATCCATTACAAGACAAGTTACAAAAGATTGTATCATTCAGCAAATAATTCCAGCAATCAAGGCAAAGTGGCCTGCTAATGCAAGTAAGACAATATTCATTCAACAAGATAATGCAAGACCACATATATCTGACCTTGACCCAGATTTTAAGGCTGCTGCCACCTCAGATGGTTTTGATATTCACTTAGTTTTTCAACCACCTAATAGCCCTGATTTGAACATAAATGATTTAGGATTTTTTAGGTCTTTACAAACACTTCAGAATGATGAAGTTGCCTCCACAGTTGATGAATTAGTGAATAATGTTATGACAGCTTTTATAGACCATGAATCAATGAAGTTGAACTTCAATTATCTTACTCTACAATCAGTCATGGTAGAAATCATGAAATGTAGGGGACAGAATGACTTCAAGATTCCTCATATGAGCAAGGAGTCACTATTGAGACAAGGAATACTCCCAACAAATCTCACAGTTGATGCAAACTTAGTAATTCAATGTTTAGAATATTTGGATACTCATGAGCATGGCAGTGATCTTCATGAGCTAAGAGAGGGGGTAGCTCAATTATTTACAGTGCATGAAAATATTCCAGGGGAAGAGGAATTGCTTCAGATGAGTGTAACATCAGAAATGGATGATGTAGGAGATCTGTTTTGGTTTGATGTTTAA